From a single Adhaeribacter swui genomic region:
- a CDS encoding PQQ-dependent sugar dehydrogenase produces MIFNRWMNGKTFYKNYNWIVYAGLGFGLLAGLPSCRNGKSQVAATTTAVINPDSSINATVKQVPATVQVQNNYSTDEHTILEGKQVFQSNCTACHSFEQKGIGPNLAGVTSRVSKSWLTQFISNAPAVISSGDVHATKLVEEYKQVMPAFTALTPEQVEDITAYLHSQQPETEDPNTAKLGTPLNDPIPAKIPKSELLLSLEAVTTAPLTSNEIPLARINTMVVLPGKKQRVFLQDLRGKLYEMEGSTLREYLDISKERPAFIPTPGLATGFGSYAFHPDFYQNGLFYTTHTESANTAPADFVYADSIKVALQWVLTEWHLPNPSAPVFAGKGRELLRVNMVNQIHGVQEITFNPFAKPGSPEYGLLYIGIGDGGAAEQKYSFLCNSNKTVWSTVLRIDPRGNNSKNGKYGIPAINPFAQDNDSNTLGEIFATGFRNPNRIYWAPDGKMLISDIGLTNIEELNIGVAGANYGWPAREGTFLLNYTGKMDKVYPLPTDDQTYHYTYPVIQFDHDEGNAFSAGFVYSGSIPALKGKYIFGDIVSGRVFFVESSQLKLGQQAPIQEFTLQFAGKAATFKEITGHRKTDLRFGMGLNHNLFIYTKTDGKIWRVNGCSPNKKI; encoded by the coding sequence ATGATTTTTAACCGGTGGATGAACGGTAAAACTTTTTACAAGAATTATAATTGGATAGTATATGCCGGTTTAGGTTTTGGTTTACTGGCCGGTTTGCCCTCTTGCCGAAATGGCAAAAGCCAGGTGGCTGCCACCACAACTGCTGTAATTAATCCCGATTCCAGCATCAATGCAACAGTAAAACAAGTACCGGCCACGGTTCAGGTACAAAACAATTATTCCACCGACGAACATACCATTTTAGAAGGCAAGCAAGTCTTTCAGAGCAACTGCACGGCTTGTCATAGTTTTGAGCAAAAAGGGATTGGTCCTAATTTGGCGGGTGTTACTTCCCGGGTTAGTAAAAGTTGGCTCACACAATTTATCTCCAATGCGCCCGCCGTTATTAGTTCCGGCGATGTCCACGCCACCAAACTAGTGGAAGAGTATAAACAAGTAATGCCTGCTTTTACCGCATTAACCCCCGAGCAAGTAGAAGATATAACGGCTTACCTGCATTCGCAGCAACCTGAAACGGAAGACCCCAACACAGCAAAACTAGGAACGCCTTTAAATGATCCCATTCCGGCCAAAATTCCTAAATCTGAATTATTATTAAGCCTTGAGGCGGTAACAACAGCGCCGTTAACGAGCAACGAAATTCCGCTGGCCCGCATTAATACCATGGTTGTTTTGCCGGGCAAAAAGCAGCGGGTTTTTCTTCAGGATTTGCGGGGTAAGCTCTACGAGATGGAAGGCTCTACCCTGCGGGAGTACCTGGATATCAGCAAAGAAAGGCCTGCTTTTATCCCCACGCCGGGCTTAGCCACCGGTTTTGGTAGCTACGCTTTTCACCCGGATTTTTACCAAAATGGCTTGTTTTACACTACCCACACCGAAAGCGCAAATACCGCCCCAGCCGATTTTGTCTATGCCGATTCTATAAAAGTAGCTTTGCAGTGGGTTTTAACGGAGTGGCATTTACCTAATCCGAGTGCACCGGTTTTTGCCGGTAAAGGTCGCGAACTCTTGCGGGTTAACATGGTTAATCAAATTCATGGCGTGCAGGAAATAACCTTTAATCCTTTTGCCAAACCGGGTTCGCCTGAATATGGTTTGTTATACATTGGCATTGGCGATGGTGGCGCAGCCGAACAAAAATATTCTTTTTTATGCAACTCCAATAAAACTGTGTGGAGCACTGTATTGCGCATTGACCCGCGGGGTAATAATAGCAAAAACGGTAAGTACGGCATTCCGGCTATTAACCCTTTTGCCCAGGACAATGATTCGAATACCTTAGGCGAAATCTTTGCTACCGGCTTCCGCAATCCCAACCGGATTTACTGGGCACCAGATGGTAAAATGTTAATTTCGGACATCGGCTTAACCAACATCGAAGAATTAAACATTGGCGTTGCTGGCGCAAATTACGGCTGGCCTGCCCGCGAAGGCACCTTTTTACTAAATTATACTGGTAAAATGGATAAAGTTTATCCGCTGCCCACCGATGACCAAACCTATCATTATACTTACCCGGTCATTCAGTTCGACCACGACGAAGGCAATGCTTTTTCTGCGGGATTTGTGTACTCGGGCAGTATTCCTGCTTTAAAAGGCAAATACATTTTCGGGGATATTGTGAGCGGGCGCGTGTTTTTCGTGGAAAGTAGCCAGTTAAAACTTGGGCAACAAGCCCCCATTCAGGAATTTACGCTGCAATTTGCGGGCAAAGCTGCCACCTTTAAAGAAATTACCGGGCACCGGAAAACCGATTTACGATTTGGCATGGGGCTGAACCATAACTTGTTCATTTATACCAAAACCGATGGTAAAATATGGCGGGTAAATGGGTGCTCGCCCAACAAGAAAATTTAA
- a CDS encoding ferritin-like domain-containing protein has protein sequence MDKEKDIVAVVHHLIERAKDGEKGYRTASEDVHEQDLKSLFRQYAVQRDNMITELQDQLHQMGKTQDESGSIEGTIHRTWLDLSSAIVARDRKRILSECERGEDYAVSAYEKALKADLPANLKSVVEKQYQQVKEAHDRIRDLRDEA, from the coding sequence ATGGACAAAGAAAAAGATATTGTAGCGGTGGTACACCACCTGATTGAACGGGCCAAAGATGGCGAAAAAGGGTACCGTACCGCTTCCGAAGATGTACACGAGCAAGATTTAAAAAGCTTATTCCGGCAATACGCAGTACAGCGCGACAACATGATTACCGAATTACAGGATCAATTGCACCAAATGGGTAAAACCCAGGACGAGAGTGGTTCTATTGAAGGAACCATACACCGCACCTGGTTAGATTTATCTTCGGCTATTGTGGCCCGGGACCGGAAAAGAATTTTATCGGAGTGCGAGCGCGGTGAAGATTACGCCGTATCGGCATACGAAAAAGCTTTAAAAGCTGATTTACCGGCCAATTTAAAATCGGTGGTAGAAAAGCAATACCAGCAGGTAAAAGAAGCCCACGACCGCATCCGCGACTTACGCGACGAAGCTTAA
- a CDS encoding BaiN/RdsA family NAD(P)/FAD-dependent oxidoreductase, with product MTETIVVIGGGAAGFFGAITCAENNPTAKVILLEKTNKLLSKVRVSGGGRCNVTHYCLNPNHLAQYYPRGGKFLKNLFKTFGAPETIAWFNARGVKLHTEPDGRMFPVSNSSETIVNCLLQGAHKAGVNITTSLGVEQITLPGSTPDGQFHLRLSNGTTLKANKVLITTGGAPKIESYQWLRDLGLRIQEPVPSLFTFNVPESPLRDLTGVAVGRAKVKISGQNLENEGPLLITHWGFSGPAVLKLSAWGARVLQQLNYQFTALINWVPDHTEESLREALLQYRQEYARRQVTSHALFNLPQRLWKALTALAGITDQIKWAELPAKNQNKLVEFLLRAPFPVKGKTTFKEEFVTCGGVDLKEVNPTTQESLKIPGLYFAGEVLDIDGVTGGFNFQAAWTTAFLAGKAMAANQNN from the coding sequence ATGACAGAAACCATTGTAGTGATTGGCGGTGGGGCCGCAGGCTTTTTTGGGGCTATTACCTGCGCCGAAAATAACCCTACCGCTAAAGTAATTTTACTCGAAAAAACAAACAAACTACTTTCCAAAGTTCGGGTTTCCGGCGGCGGACGATGTAACGTAACGCACTATTGTTTAAACCCCAACCACTTAGCGCAGTATTACCCCCGGGGAGGTAAATTTTTAAAAAATTTGTTTAAAACCTTTGGCGCCCCCGAAACCATTGCCTGGTTTAATGCGCGGGGTGTTAAATTGCACACCGAGCCCGATGGCCGCATGTTTCCGGTGAGTAACAGTTCCGAAACTATTGTTAATTGTTTACTGCAAGGAGCCCATAAAGCCGGCGTTAACATCACAACCAGTTTGGGGGTAGAACAAATAACACTACCAGGTTCAACACCGGATGGGCAATTTCACTTAAGGCTAAGTAATGGCACTACCCTAAAGGCCAACAAAGTTTTAATTACCACGGGCGGTGCCCCCAAAATAGAAAGTTACCAATGGTTACGCGATTTAGGTTTACGTATTCAGGAGCCGGTTCCATCTTTGTTTACGTTTAATGTGCCCGAATCGCCTTTACGGGATTTAACAGGAGTGGCCGTAGGTCGTGCCAAAGTAAAAATCAGCGGGCAGAATCTGGAAAATGAAGGGCCTTTGTTGATTACGCACTGGGGCTTTAGCGGCCCGGCCGTACTGAAACTTTCGGCCTGGGGCGCCCGGGTGTTACAGCAATTAAATTATCAATTTACGGCCTTAATCAACTGGGTTCCCGACCATACCGAAGAATCGTTGCGGGAGGCTTTGCTGCAATACCGGCAAGAGTATGCCCGTCGGCAGGTAACCAGCCATGCTTTATTTAATTTGCCCCAACGCCTCTGGAAAGCTTTAACCGCTTTGGCCGGCATAACCGACCAAATAAAGTGGGCTGAGTTGCCGGCTAAAAATCAAAACAAATTAGTGGAGTTCCTGCTCCGGGCACCTTTTCCGGTTAAAGGTAAAACTACGTTTAAAGAAGAATTTGTTACCTGCGGCGGCGTGGATTTAAAAGAAGTAAACCCAACAACCCAGGAGAGCCTGAAAATTCCGGGCTTATATTTTGCCGGCGAAGTTCTGGATATTGATGGGGTAACCGGGGGCTTTAACTTTCAGGCGGCCTGGACTACAGCTTTTCTGGCGGGCAAAGCCATGGCCGCCAACCAAAATAATTAA
- a CDS encoding SDR family oxidoreductase, translating to MKNSGARVSILGCGWLGLPLAEHLINLGYQVAGSTTTPEKLETLRQKQIQPYLINLVEESSTADLTSFLNSDYLIISFPPRLRAGHEKFYLPQIQRLYQAMQTSSVQYVLFVSSTSVYHDVNRVVTEEDLEALDTESPLYQAEKLLKQSTQHATTILRFGGLVGGNRHPGRFLAGKTGVAQPESPVNLIHLSDCIGLITQIIAQKTFNDTFNAAADQHPTRQQFYTAAARALQLEPPQFASSVNPAFKIICNAKIKSRLTFEFIYPDPMFFF from the coding sequence ATGAAAAATTCTGGCGCACGGGTAAGTATTTTGGGTTGCGGTTGGTTAGGTTTACCTTTAGCCGAACACCTTATTAACTTAGGATACCAGGTAGCTGGCTCTACCACCACGCCCGAGAAACTGGAAACACTCCGGCAAAAACAAATACAACCCTACCTGATTAATCTGGTTGAAGAATCTTCTACCGCTGACTTAACAAGTTTTTTAAATTCTGATTATTTAATCATCAGCTTTCCGCCGCGCCTTCGGGCCGGGCATGAAAAATTTTACTTACCGCAAATACAGCGTTTGTACCAGGCCATGCAAACTTCGTCTGTTCAGTACGTGTTGTTTGTTTCTTCTACATCGGTGTACCACGACGTAAACCGGGTAGTTACGGAAGAAGATTTAGAAGCACTAGATACCGAAAGTCCGCTTTACCAGGCCGAAAAACTTTTAAAACAAAGTACTCAGCACGCTACTACTATTCTACGGTTTGGCGGTTTGGTGGGTGGTAACCGGCATCCGGGCCGGTTTTTAGCGGGTAAAACCGGCGTAGCCCAACCCGAATCGCCGGTAAACCTGATTCATTTATCAGATTGTATTGGCCTGATCACGCAAATAATCGCGCAAAAAACCTTTAACGATACCTTTAATGCCGCGGCCGATCAGCATCCTACCCGTCAGCAATTTTATACAGCGGCAGCTCGGGCTTTGCAATTAGAACCGCCGCAATTTGCATCTTCGGTAAATCCTGCTTTTAAAATCATCTGTAACGCCAAAATAAAGTCGCGGCTTACCTTTGAATTTATTTACCCGGACCCTATGTTTTTCTTTTAA
- a CDS encoding YkvA family protein: protein MSTLSDKGLEISKKAIFHMLVKRAATLLGKPVKIGLLLKEAYDKLIDVKSPKSGVAQMKEVFFTFIRLVRAYINGSYRQIPNRALILGLATLLYLLLPIDIIPDFLPLIGYSDDLSLIAWFVTTFQSEITRFQSWETRYLDEEEPMVAVV, encoded by the coding sequence ATGAGTACATTATCGGATAAAGGTTTAGAAATTTCTAAAAAAGCTATTTTTCACATGTTGGTAAAACGGGCTGCGACGCTGCTGGGTAAACCCGTAAAAATCGGTCTGCTTTTAAAGGAAGCTTACGACAAGTTAATCGACGTAAAAAGTCCGAAAAGCGGGGTTGCGCAAATGAAAGAAGTCTTTTTCACCTTCATCCGGTTGGTGCGGGCTTATATTAACGGCTCTTACCGGCAAATACCCAACCGGGCTTTAATTCTGGGTTTAGCCACTTTGCTGTATTTACTCTTACCCATCGATATTATCCCGGATTTTTTGCCCTTGATTGGTTATTCTGATGATTTAAGCCTGATTGCCTGGTTTGTAACTACTTTCCAAAGCGAGATAACCCGGTTCCAAAGCTGGGAAACCCGCTACCTGGACGAAGAAGAACCCATGGTAGCCGTGGTTTAA
- a CDS encoding DinB family protein yields the protein MGQKPQTLTFIPELTLNPMIAKAPLNEVAVFAQRYLVQIPEGDIIQRLQQQAAELKTILTNLPDEKLNYAYGPDKWSIKELFGHMVDTERILAYRALCIARGDQQTLPGFDENEYVNHAFFKEREFASLWQEYEWQRLSNITLFSSFNQQTLLREGMANNSPVTVRGLITIIAAHEFHHMQILKNRYLTE from the coding sequence TTGGGGCAAAAACCACAAACGCTTACATTTATTCCGGAACTAACCCTAAACCCTATGATTGCCAAAGCGCCCTTAAACGAAGTAGCTGTTTTTGCCCAAAGATACCTGGTGCAAATTCCGGAAGGGGATATAATTCAGCGATTACAACAACAAGCCGCGGAGTTAAAAACCATACTCACAAATTTGCCCGACGAAAAATTAAACTACGCGTACGGCCCTGACAAATGGAGCATTAAAGAATTATTTGGCCACATGGTAGATACGGAACGTATTCTGGCTTACCGGGCCTTGTGCATTGCCCGCGGCGACCAACAAACGTTGCCGGGCTTTGACGAAAATGAATACGTAAACCACGCTTTTTTTAAAGAACGGGAATTTGCGAGTTTATGGCAGGAGTACGAGTGGCAAAGGTTGAGCAACATTACTTTGTTCAGCAGCTTTAACCAGCAAACTTTGCTCCGCGAAGGCATGGCTAATAATTCCCCGGTTACGGTGCGGGGTTTAATTACCATTATTGCGGCGCACGAGTTTCATCATATGCAAATTTTAAAGAATCGTTATTTAACAGAATAA
- a CDS encoding GNAT family N-acetyltransferase, which yields MRLVELTSQKPLNYKNFFLQGLRDHPDCFRTSPADDLWTYFPTEGSSESFTLAVITSTEELMGVVSMERETSANMRHKALLYRMYVGLPYAGQGIGKILIQNTIAKARRLPGLEQIYLTVIASNVKAKKLYQSFGFEVFSHEKNALKTPAGVYYHEEQMVLFL from the coding sequence ATGCGCTTAGTAGAGTTAACGTCACAGAAACCGCTTAACTACAAAAACTTTTTCCTGCAAGGCTTACGCGACCACCCGGATTGTTTCCGGACCAGCCCGGCGGATGATTTATGGACTTATTTCCCTACGGAGGGATCTAGCGAGAGCTTTACGCTGGCAGTAATTACATCCACCGAAGAGTTAATGGGCGTAGTAAGTATGGAACGGGAAACTTCTGCGAATATGCGCCACAAAGCTTTGTTGTACCGCATGTACGTGGGTTTACCGTACGCAGGCCAGGGTATCGGTAAAATTTTGATACAAAACACCATTGCCAAAGCCCGCCGTTTACCCGGCCTAGAACAAATTTACCTTACCGTAATTGCCAGCAACGTAAAAGCTAAAAAACTCTACCAAAGCTTTGGTTTCGAGGTGTTTTCTCATGAAAAAAATGCCCTAAAAACCCCCGCCGGCGTTTATTACCACGAAGAGCAAATGGTTTTATTTTTGTAA
- a CDS encoding PhoH family protein yields the protein MTEIQKNKRAPARKKTEAPAKVKKVFVLDTSVILYDHSAVEHFEEHDVAIPITVLEELDNFKKGNDIKNFEAREFIRFIDQLSHENMLQDWLPLSGKNKGNFRVLMTHDSPVDAEKVFNERKADHKILNSALQLQHEMPGTKVILVTKDINLRLKARALNLPAEDYETGKVQNVNALYTGNDLLENVPANLITELYETGISTNLEVLKQEPPDNHYYILKSYKTSVLSYYNPVERRLERVDKLTGYGIKPRNAEQAFALHAIMNPMVKLVTIQGVAGTGKTLLTLAGAIEQRRNYKQIYLARPIVPLSNRDIGFLPGDIKSKINPYMEPLWDNLKFISNQFAETSKEHQKIRELTEQEKLVITPLAYIRGRSLSNIFFIVDEAQNLTPHEIKTIITRAGENTKIVFTGDIYQIDTPYLDTQSNGLSYLIDKAKNHPLYAHITLLKGERSELANLANELL from the coding sequence ATGACCGAAATTCAAAAAAACAAAAGAGCTCCTGCCCGTAAAAAGACGGAAGCACCTGCCAAAGTAAAAAAAGTATTTGTGTTGGATACCTCCGTCATTCTGTACGACCACAGCGCCGTAGAGCATTTTGAGGAGCACGACGTAGCCATACCCATTACGGTTCTGGAAGAACTGGATAATTTTAAAAAAGGCAATGATATAAAAAACTTTGAAGCCCGCGAGTTTATCCGCTTCATCGATCAGTTGTCGCACGAAAATATGCTGCAGGATTGGCTGCCCTTAAGCGGGAAGAACAAAGGCAATTTCCGGGTACTGATGACACACGATTCGCCGGTAGACGCCGAAAAAGTTTTTAATGAAAGAAAGGCCGACCACAAAATTTTAAATTCGGCACTGCAGTTACAGCACGAAATGCCCGGTACCAAAGTAATTTTAGTTACCAAAGACATTAACCTACGTTTAAAAGCCCGGGCCTTAAATTTACCTGCCGAAGATTACGAAACCGGCAAAGTGCAAAACGTAAATGCCCTGTATACGGGCAACGACCTACTCGAAAACGTACCCGCTAATTTAATTACCGAACTTTACGAAACCGGAATATCCACTAACCTGGAAGTTTTAAAACAAGAACCACCGGATAATCATTATTATATACTAAAAAGTTATAAAACCTCGGTACTGTCGTATTATAACCCCGTAGAACGGCGGCTGGAGCGGGTAGATAAATTAACCGGCTACGGCATAAAACCCCGGAATGCCGAGCAGGCCTTTGCCTTGCACGCCATCATGAACCCCATGGTAAAATTAGTAACCATTCAGGGCGTGGCGGGTACCGGTAAAACTTTGCTGACATTGGCCGGGGCGATAGAACAACGCCGGAATTACAAACAAATTTATCTGGCGCGTCCCATTGTGCCGCTGAGTAACCGCGATATTGGCTTTTTGCCCGGCGATATTAAATCCAAAATAAACCCGTACATGGAGCCGCTCTGGGATAATTTAAAATTTATCTCGAACCAGTTTGCCGAAACCAGCAAAGAACATCAGAAAATAAGAGAATTAACCGAACAGGAAAAGCTGGTAATTACGCCGCTGGCTTATATCCGCGGCAGGAGTTTATCAAATATTTTCTTTATCGTGGACGAAGCCCAGAACCTAACGCCCCACGAAATAAAAACCATTATTACCCGGGCTGGCGAAAACACCAAAATTGTGTTTACCGGCGATATTTACCAGATAGATACCCCCTACCTGGACACGCAAAGTAACGGGTTATCTTATTTAATTGATAAGGCTAAAAACCATCCCTTGTACGCCCACATAACTTTGCTAAAAGGCGAACGGTCGGAGTTGGCAAACCTGGCTAACGAGTTATTATAA
- a CDS encoding toxin-antitoxin system YwqK family antitoxin, which translates to MNIILRLGLLILLGLAIKPTAQAQILKNVFGKNKLNKEKEHVGRWNYKEDKNDPDLITSKGRYKNGKQVKKWKYFYPNGQLYLVEKYDSKKDFRILNATYYHRNGQIAHTGKAVQENTKDRIHYYWIGDWKYYNPDGSLRKTVVYENGWPIKAIYPDGHEEAETAERYQSGPQLKSL; encoded by the coding sequence ATGAACATTATACTCCGCCTCGGATTGCTGATACTATTGGGTTTGGCCATAAAGCCAACCGCGCAGGCGCAAATCCTCAAAAATGTATTTGGTAAAAATAAACTCAATAAAGAAAAAGAACACGTAGGCCGCTGGAACTACAAAGAAGATAAAAACGATCCGGATTTAATAACCAGTAAAGGCCGCTACAAAAACGGCAAGCAGGTAAAAAAATGGAAATACTTTTACCCCAACGGCCAGTTGTATTTGGTGGAAAAGTACGACTCTAAAAAAGACTTTCGGATTTTGAATGCGACTTATTACCACAGAAATGGCCAGATTGCGCACACTGGCAAAGCCGTACAGGAAAATACCAAAGATCGGATTCATTATTACTGGATTGGCGACTGGAAGTACTATAACCCCGATGGTTCTTTACGCAAAACGGTAGTATACGAAAACGGTTGGCCCATTAAAGCCATTTACCCGGATGGCCACGAAGAAGCCGAAACGGCCGAACGTTACCAATCCGGGCCGCAGTTAAAGTCTTTGTAA
- a CDS encoding DUF3784 domain-containing protein — protein sequence MLYVLGGLSLLFLVVAFIVTESNAPYLLSGYNTLSEADKKKFYLAGYIPFFRKFHIFLGLSFFLIGLLVHTFISENAGGVFVGVYPILAYLYFIWSSQKFSGNVFAKQTKVGLVIGVAALAFVIGIFGLAFKENQLLINPQSIELTGVYGELIPISDIESIALVAQLPAITIRKNGFAASSVRKGYFGTRAGKKVKLLMHTKNPPFIQITKKNGEQIFFAAKDKPSDEIFRELKTRSPQLP from the coding sequence ATGCTTTATGTTCTGGGCGGCCTTAGCTTGTTGTTCTTGGTAGTTGCCTTTATTGTTACTGAAAGCAATGCCCCGTATCTTTTATCGGGCTATAACACCTTATCCGAAGCCGATAAGAAAAAATTTTACTTAGCGGGTTATATTCCTTTTTTCCGCAAATTCCACATTTTCTTAGGCCTTTCGTTTTTTCTGATTGGCTTGCTGGTACATACTTTTATCAGCGAAAATGCCGGAGGTGTTTTTGTGGGTGTTTACCCCATACTCGCTTACTTGTATTTTATCTGGAGTAGCCAAAAATTCAGTGGTAATGTTTTTGCCAAGCAAACCAAAGTAGGGCTGGTTATTGGTGTAGCGGCCTTAGCTTTTGTAATTGGTATTTTTGGCTTGGCTTTTAAGGAAAACCAGCTTTTAATTAATCCTCAATCTATTGAGCTAACCGGGGTGTACGGCGAGCTAATACCCATTTCTGACATAGAGTCGATTGCCTTAGTCGCGCAATTACCCGCTATTACCATCCGGAAGAATGGTTTTGCAGCGAGCTCCGTTCGGAAAGGGTATTTTGGCACCCGCGCGGGTAAAAAGGTAAAATTATTGATGCATACGAAAAACCCGCCCTTTATTCAAATTACCAAAAAAAACGGGGAGCAGATATTCTTTGCAGCAAAAGATAAACCCAGCGATGAAATTTTTCGGGAGTTAAAAACCCGTTCGCCGCAATTGCCCTAG
- a CDS encoding RNA-binding domain-containing protein: protein MHDLLRLIAIGENEQLDFKKNITHPDKIARTLVSFANTRGGTILVGVQDNGTISGVDPEEEKHTLQLAARHYCKPPLLLKYREVEIENRLVLEVIIPESTQKPHLAQVKENDWRNYVRVKDQSVQTSKLEMPAKSTEAALSEVARPLNLDKPDYQVLDYLKNNRRITLPEFMKLAHISKRRAYRILIKLVLHGYLRWHEKEKEDFYTLS, encoded by the coding sequence ATGCACGATTTGTTGCGTTTAATTGCGATTGGCGAAAACGAGCAATTAGATTTTAAAAAAAATATTACCCATCCGGATAAAATTGCCCGTACTTTGGTTTCGTTTGCCAACACCCGGGGTGGTACTATTCTGGTGGGGGTGCAAGATAACGGTACCATTAGCGGCGTAGACCCCGAAGAAGAAAAACATACGTTGCAACTGGCGGCCCGGCATTACTGCAAACCTCCACTGTTGCTAAAATACCGCGAAGTAGAAATAGAAAACCGGTTAGTGCTGGAAGTAATTATCCCCGAAAGTACCCAAAAACCCCATCTGGCCCAGGTAAAAGAAAACGACTGGCGCAACTACGTACGGGTAAAAGACCAAAGTGTGCAAACCAGTAAATTAGAAATGCCGGCAAAGAGTACCGAGGCAGCTTTAAGCGAAGTGGCCCGCCCCTTAAACCTGGATAAACCCGATTATCAGGTGCTGGATTATTTAAAAAATAACCGGCGGATTACCTTACCGGAATTTATGAAGCTGGCCCATATTTCGAAAAGGCGCGCTTACCGCATTCTTATAAAATTAGTGTTGCACGGGTATTTGCGGTGGCACGAAAAGGAAAAAGAAGATTTTTATACTTTAAGTTAG
- a CDS encoding SDR family oxidoreductase — MSEKIALITGASSGIGKATALELARQQYVLIIVSQNERRGYQAIRDIYQVAPAAEAEFIPCDLSDLNAVRRLADTIHQKYSQLDVLINNVGILPGEYELTPDGFERAWATNHLGPFLLTNLVLDLLQEAPAARIINVSSEAHRMGKIDLEAAVNPQKYSAFIAYCNSKLANVLFTYELARRLNSTNITANAMHPGIIASSFGQTGSGLLKWFFKVARPFMQTPEKGAATSIYLATSPEVEQQSGLYYKNQKPVKSSLLSYNKSLAQELWRISAEQVKL, encoded by the coding sequence ATGAGTGAGAAAATAGCCTTAATTACCGGCGCGAGTTCCGGCATCGGGAAAGCCACGGCTTTGGAGTTAGCTAGGCAGCAATATGTCCTGATTATTGTGTCGCAGAACGAACGGCGCGGTTACCAGGCTATTCGGGATATTTACCAGGTAGCCCCAGCCGCCGAAGCCGAGTTTATTCCCTGCGATTTATCGGACCTTAACGCGGTGCGGCGCTTAGCCGATACGATTCACCAAAAGTACAGCCAGTTAGATGTATTAATTAATAATGTCGGCATATTACCCGGCGAGTATGAACTTACCCCCGATGGGTTTGAGCGGGCCTGGGCTACCAATCATTTAGGGCCATTTCTGTTAACCAATCTGGTATTGGATTTACTGCAGGAAGCGCCCGCCGCCCGGATAATTAACGTATCTTCGGAGGCGCACCGGATGGGGAAGATTGATTTGGAGGCTGCGGTAAACCCCCAAAAATACAGCGCTTTTATAGCTTATTGCAACTCCAAACTGGCTAATGTGTTGTTTACTTACGAACTCGCACGCCGACTAAACAGTACCAACATAACCGCGAATGCCATGCACCCAGGCATAATTGCTAGTAGTTTTGGCCAAACCGGCAGCGGTTTGTTAAAGTGGTTTTTTAAAGTAGCGCGGCCATTCATGCAAACGCCTGAAAAAGGCGCTGCCACCAGTATTTACCTAGCTACTTCGCCGGAGGTAGAACAGCAATCAGGCCTTTATTATAAAAATCAAAAGCCGGTTAAATCATCCCTACTTTCGTATAATAAAAGTCTGGCGCAGGAGTTATGGCGTATAAGCGCCGAACAAGTTAAATTATAG
- a CDS encoding DUF3127 domain-containing protein produces MSFEVQGRLHEIFDEVQVSEKFRKREFVLEIPDGSFTQHVKFQLTQDKCSVVDQYKIGDEVKVNFNLSGKPFTKNGTTMYFTNLQAWRMEKAGAGGGNAGNGRAEQPATSSPFLTEEIDNDLPF; encoded by the coding sequence ATGTCTTTTGAGGTTCAAGGAAGATTACACGAAATATTCGATGAGGTTCAGGTAAGTGAGAAATTCCGGAAACGCGAATTTGTGCTGGAAATTCCAGATGGTTCTTTTACGCAGCACGTTAAGTTTCAGTTAACGCAGGACAAATGCAGCGTAGTGGATCAATACAAAATTGGGGATGAAGTAAAAGTAAACTTTAACCTATCGGGTAAACCTTTTACCAAGAACGGCACTACCATGTATTTTACTAACTTGCAAGCCTGGCGCATGGAGAAAGCTGGTGCTGGTGGTGGTAATGCGGGTAACGGTAGAGCGGAGCAACCAGCTACCAGTAGTCCTTTCTTAACCGAAGAAATAGATAACGATCTTCCATTCTAA